A genomic region of Papaver somniferum cultivar HN1 chromosome 7, ASM357369v1, whole genome shotgun sequence contains the following coding sequences:
- the LOC113297146 gene encoding ubiquitin carboxyl-terminal hydrolase 3-like isoform X1: MESTATPTTALDERPNSKKWLPLEANPDIMNQFLWGLGLPIDEAECYDVYGLDEELLEMVPKPVIAVLCLYPLTAETEAERKLEKESSKKETSGNVYFLRQTVGNACGTIGLLHAVGNLTSEIKLTEGSYLDRFYKSTANMNPLERAEFLEKDTEMEVAHSIAATAGDTEAPNINTQLDLHFICFACVDGELYELDGRKSQPISHGATSPGTLLQGAAKVIKAMIEHNPNSINFNVIALSRKAE, from the exons ATGGAATCGACTGCCACTCCAACAACAGCACTTGATGAAAGACCTAATTCCAAAAAGTGGCTTCCTCTTGAAGCTAATCCTGATATTATGAACCAG TTCCTCTGGGGCCTTGGACTTCCAATAGATGAAGCAGAGTGCTATGACGTGTATGGTTTAGATGAAGAACTCTTGGAAATGGTTCCAAAGCCTGTAATTGCTGTTTTGTGTCTTTATCCTCTCACCGCTGAG ACTGAAGCAGAAAGAAAGTTGGAGAAAGAGAGTTCGAAGAAG GAAACAAGTGGTAATGTTTATTTTCTTAGGCAAACTGTTGGAAATGCTTGTGGAACGATTGGGCTTCTTCATGCAGTCGGGAATCTAACGTCAGAAATCAAGCTCA CTGAGGGATCTTACTTGGACAGATTTTATAAATCAACAGCAAACATGAATCCGTTGGAG CGTGCTGAGTTTCTTGAGAAAGACACTGAGATGGAGGTTGCACATTCAATAGCGGCCACTGCTGGTGATACGGAG GCTCCTAACATTAACACACAATTGGACCTGCACTTCATATGCTTTGCGTGTGTAGATG GAGAACTGTACGAGCTTGATGGACGAAAATCGCAGCCAATATCTCATGGTGCTACTTCACCTGGCACCTTGCTTCAG GGTGCTGCAAAAGTCATCAAAGCAATGATTGAGCATAACCCAAATTCAATAAACTTCAACGTCATTGCCCTATCAAGGAAAGCCGAGTGA
- the LOC113297145 gene encoding serine/threonine-protein kinase D6PK-like produces the protein MNPISEPKLLPSQMPVAGQESNNLLLKVGIEQSLLTSARQSKSSDSPALVKSWKGEDSFQELEEGFPVDVIFKGIDDSNEEGGPSSFSGASHPPEPVDTDLMRPVYVAIGKTKSDPGSLVRSMSLKGPFVDDLSIRPPGAKAQPNKAVLSPKKSINEEPNDIGVISSPFTVSRASQTTDNGILPHDSDERECVWDASLPPSGNVSPHSSIDSTGVVTAMSIVNSRTSTYRSEGVTSDGMMSIDRNWESAKGSARGDSLESEKTSVSRASDSSGLSDDSNWSNNTGSANKPHKGNDPRWKAILAVRSRDGMLGMSHFRLLKRLGCGDIGSVYLSELSGTRCYFAMKVMDKASLASRKKLTRAQTEREILQLLDHPFLPTLYTHFETDRFSCLVMEFCPGGDLHTLRQRQPGKHFSEYAARFYAAEVLLALEYLHMLGVVYRDLKPENVLVRDDGHIMLSDFDLSLRSAVSPTLIRTSYDSGPSKRGTSGAFCVQPACIEPSSACIQPACFLPRIFPKKNKTKTRKPRMDHGQPTSTLPELLAEPTAARSMSFVGTHEYLAPEIIKGEGHGSAVDWWTFGIFLHELLYGKTPFKGSGNRATLFNVVGQQLRFPDSPATSYAGRDLIRGLLVKEPQHRLGVKRGATEIKQHPFFEGVNWALIRCSTPPEVPRLVETEFSGKFGAVDPVGVGSNSKRMVGTDMKSGGKYLDFEFF, from the exons ATGAATCCAATTTCTGAGCCGAAGTTGCTTCCCAGCCAGATGCCCGTAGCAGGTCAAGAATCGAATAATTTGCTTCTCAAAGTTGGAATAGAGCAAAGCTTACTAACAAGTGCAAGACAGTCGAAAAGTTCAGATTCACCGGCCCTTGTCAAATCATGGAAAGGGGAAGACTCTTTCCAAGAATTGGAGGAAGGTTTTCCTGTTGATGTGATCTTTAAGGGCATTGACGATTCAAATGAAGAAGGCGGACCTAGCTCCTTTTCTGGTGCTAGTCATCCCCCTGAGCCAGTAGACACAGATTTGATGCGGCCAGTCTATGTTGCAATTGGTAAAACCAAATCCGACCCAGGGTCCTTAGTCAGAAGTATGTCACTGAAGGGACCTTTTGTAGATGATCTTTCAATTCGGCCTCCGGGTGCTAAAGCTCAACCTAACAAAGCTGTTCTTTCACCTAAAAAAAGCATAAATGAAGAACCTAATGACATAGGTGTAATATCTTCTCCATTTACTGTTTCGCGTGCATCACAAACTACAGACAACGGAATTCTGCCGCATGATTCTGACGAGAGGGAGTGCGTTTGGGATGCGTCTTTGCCTCCTAGTGGTAATGTAAGCCCACACAGTAGCATTGATAGTACGGGGGTTGTCACTGCTATGAGCATTGTTAATAGTCGAACCAGTACTTATCGAAGCGAGGGAGTTACTAGTGATGGAATGATGAGTATTGACAGAAATTGGGAGAGTGCCAAAGGGAGTGCAAGAGGTGACTCACTTGAGAGTGAGAAAACTAGTGTTAGTCGGGCAAGTGATAGCAGTGGTCTTAGTGATGATAGCAATTGGAGTAATAATACAGGGAGTGCCAATAAACCTCACAAAGGAAATGATCCCCGATGGAAGGctatcttagccgtccgatcacGAGATGGAATGTTGGGAATGAGTCATTTTAGATTGCTCAAACGGCTTGGTTGTGGAGATATTGGGAGTGTATATCTTTCTGAACTGAGCGGGACTAGGTGTTATTTCGCTATGAAGGTTATGGACAAAGCATCCCTAGCAAGCAGAAAAAAGTTAACGAGAGCTCAGACAGAAAGAGAAATCCTGCAACTGTTGGACCATCCGTTCTTGCCAACCCTGTACACACATTTTGAGACGGATAGATTCTCATGCTTGGTCATGGAGTTCTGCCCAGGTGGAGATTTACACACTCTGAGGCAACGGCAGCCTGGGAAGCACTTCTCCGAGTATGCAGCAAG GTTTTATGCTGCAGAGGTGCTTTTGGCTCTTGAATATCTCCATATGCTCGGAGTTGTGTACAGAGACTTAAAACCAGAAAATGTTCTTGTGCGGGATGATGGTCACATTATGCTCTCAGACTTTGATCTCTCCCTTAGATCTGCAGTCTCACCAACCTTAATTAGAACGTCATACGACTCGGGCCCATCCAAACGAGGTACCAGCGGTGCATTTTGTGTTCAACCTGCCTGCATTGAACCCTCATCTGCCTGTATCCAGCCAGCATGTTTCCTCCCACGtatttttcctaaaaaaaataaGACAAAAACTCGAAAACCTAGAATGGATCACGGGCAGCCAACTTCCACCCTACCAGAGCTTCTCGCAGAACCAACAGCTGCTCGGTCAATGTCTTTCGTTGGCACACACGAATACCTTGCCCCCGAAATCATCAAGGGAGAAGGGCATGGGAGTGCGGTAGATTGGTGGACTTTTGGTATCTTTCTGCATGAGCTCCTCTATGGAAAGACCCCATTCAAGGGCTCTGGCAACAGGGCAACACTTTTCAATGTTGTGGGGCAGCAGCTGAGATTTCCAGATTCaccagcaacaagctacgctggtAGAGATTTGATTCGTGGGCTTCTAGTAAAGGAGCCTCAGCATCGGTTAGGTGTAAAGAGGGGAGCAACAGAAATAAAGCAACACCCTTTCTTTGAAGGTGTGAATTGGGCACTGATAAGGTGCAGCACTCCACCGGAAGTTCCCAGGTTAGTTGAGACTGAGTTTTCGGGGAAGTTTGGGGCTGTTGACCCCGTTGGTGTTGGGAGTAATAGTAAGAGAATGGTAGGAACTGACATGAAATCTGGGGGTAAATATCTGGATTTCGAGTTCTTTTGA
- the LOC113297146 gene encoding ubiquitin carboxyl-terminal hydrolase 3-like isoform X2 — translation MESTATPTTALDERPNSKKWLPLEANPDIMNQFLWGLGLPIDEAECYDVYGLDEELLEMVPKPVIAVLCLYPLTAETEAERKLEKESSKKETSGNVYFLRQTVGNACGTIGLLHAVGNLTSEIKLTEGSYLDRFYKSTANMNPLERAEFLEKDTEMEVAHSIAATAGDTEENCTSLMDENRSQYLMVLLHLAPCFRVLQKSSKQ, via the exons ATGGAATCGACTGCCACTCCAACAACAGCACTTGATGAAAGACCTAATTCCAAAAAGTGGCTTCCTCTTGAAGCTAATCCTGATATTATGAACCAG TTCCTCTGGGGCCTTGGACTTCCAATAGATGAAGCAGAGTGCTATGACGTGTATGGTTTAGATGAAGAACTCTTGGAAATGGTTCCAAAGCCTGTAATTGCTGTTTTGTGTCTTTATCCTCTCACCGCTGAG ACTGAAGCAGAAAGAAAGTTGGAGAAAGAGAGTTCGAAGAAG GAAACAAGTGGTAATGTTTATTTTCTTAGGCAAACTGTTGGAAATGCTTGTGGAACGATTGGGCTTCTTCATGCAGTCGGGAATCTAACGTCAGAAATCAAGCTCA CTGAGGGATCTTACTTGGACAGATTTTATAAATCAACAGCAAACATGAATCCGTTGGAG CGTGCTGAGTTTCTTGAGAAAGACACTGAGATGGAGGTTGCACATTCAATAGCGGCCACTGCTGGTGATACGGAG GAGAACTGTACGAGCTTGATGGACGAAAATCGCAGCCAATATCTCATGGTGCTACTTCACCTGGCACCTTGCTTCAG GGTGCTGCAAAAGTCATCAAAGCAATGA
- the LOC113292619 gene encoding oleosin 1-like: MADRPQHMQPHGPQFPHFGQQHGQQVGQLHQQQPRSYQVVKAATAVTAGGSFLILSGLTLAGTVIGLTVATPVLVIFSPVIVPAAITIFMILAGFVTSGGFGVAAAWVASWMYRYVTGKHPPGADQLDSARQKLASKARDMKEFGQQQIGSAVGGAEQRGGDRPGHQDRP; this comes from the coding sequence ATGGCTGATCGTCCACAGCATATGCAGCCACACGGCCCACAATTTCCACACTTCGGCCAGCAACACGGTCAACAAGTCGGACAACTTCACCAGCAACAGCCACGATCTTACCAAGTAGTGAAGGCAGCAACAGCAGTGACAGCAGGAGGATCATTCTTGATATTATCAGGATTGACATTAGCTGGAACTGTCATTGGATTGACAGTGGCAACACCAGTTTTGGTAATATTTAGTCCAGTGATAGTACCAGCAGCAATAACCATTTTtatgatattagctggttttgtaACATCTGGTGGTTTTGGAGTTGCTGCTGCTTGGGTTGCTTCTTGGATGTATAGGTATGTTACTGGTAAACATCCACCTGGTGCTGATCAGTTGGACTCTGCTAGACAGAAGTTAGCCAGCAAGGCTAGAGATATGAAAGAATTTGGTCAACAGCAAATTGGTAGTGCTGTTGGCGGTGCTGAGCAACGCGGTGGGGATCGACCTGGTCATCAGGATCGACCTTGA